One window from the genome of Diabrotica virgifera virgifera chromosome 6, PGI_DIABVI_V3a encodes:
- the LOC126887164 gene encoding protoheme IX farnesyltransferase, mitochondrial, with amino-acid sequence MYKGVILNIRLHKSLTTHTTSLLKQYKCGVNFVVPSTTYVNKTNSKSSPPLLVDIADNGALPLSELLPHKPKVAPAWQVTPSTDSSNLVKHYMKLSKIRLTSLVVITSMAGYAVAPAPFEITTFLLCTAGTGLLSAAANATNQFHEVPFDAQMSRTKNRVLVCGKLTLTHSMLFAATTSITGLGILYYGVNGLTASLGLTNLILYTSVYTPLKRISILNTWVGSIVGAIPPLMGWAACADSLGPGAWLMAALLYSWQFPHFNALSWNLRPDYSRAGYRMMAVTDPALCRRVALRHTIAIQAMSVAAPLLDTTNWWFLLETTPLNVYFIYLAYKFYKESSSATSRKLFRFSLIHLPLIMVLFLINKKKWFLFDDQKTETNRTELVSA; translated from the exons ATGTACAAAggtgtaattttaaatattaggTTACATAAAAGTCTAACCACACATACCACTAGTTTACTAAAg CAATACAAATGTGGAGTAAACTTCGTTGTTCCCAGCACTACTTATGTTAATAAAACAAACTCAAAATCTTCACCTCCACTTCTTGTAGATATAGCAGACAATGGTGCGTTACCTTTGTCAGAGCTATTACCTCACAAGCCGAAGGTGGCCCCAGCTTGGCAGGTTACTCCATCCACCGACAGTTCCAACTTAGTAAAGCATTATATGAAACTATCAAAAATCAGGCTTACAT CTCTCGTGGTGATAACATCTATGGCTGGTTATGCAGTAGCACCAGCCCCTTTTGAAATCACAACATTCTTGTTGTGTACTGCTGGTACTGGATTATTATCTGCAGCTGCAAATGCAACAAACCAATTCCATGAAGTGCCATTTGATGCACAGATGTCAAGAACAAAAAACAGAGTATTAGTTTGTGGAAAATTAAC GCTTACACATTCAATGTTGTTTGCTGCTACTACAAGTATTACTGGGTTAGGAATATTGTATTATGGGGTAAATGGTCTCACTGCCAGTTTAGGACTAACAAATTTAATTCTATACACATCAGTTTATACACCATTAAAAAGGATAAGTATTTTAAACACATGGGTTGGATCTAtag TTGGTGCCATACCTCCTTTAATGGGTTGGGCTGCTTGTGCAGATTCATTAGGACCTGGTGCATGGCTCATGGCCGCCCTCCTTTACAGTTGGCAATTTCCACATTTTAATGCTTTATCTTGGAATCTACGACCAGATTATTCAAGAGCAGGTTATAGGATGATGGCTGTGACTGATCCAGCACTTTGTAGGAGAGTCGCCTTGAGACATACTATTGCCATTCAGGCTATGTCTGTGGCTGCTCCTCTCTTAGACACTACGAACTGGTGGTTTTTATTGGAGACTACCCCATTAAATGTGTACTTTATTTATTTAG CTTATAAATTTTACAAAGAGTCGTCAAGTGCTACCTCAAGGAAACTGTTCCGGTTTTCTTTAATTCATTTGCCGTTAATAATGGtcctatttttaataaataaaaagaagtgGTTTTTGTTTGACGATCAGAAAACCGAAACAAATAGGACAGAGTTAGTGAGTGCGTAG